A stretch of the Notamacropus eugenii isolate mMacEug1 chromosome 2, mMacEug1.pri_v2, whole genome shotgun sequence genome encodes the following:
- the PLD2 gene encoding phospholipase D2 isoform X3: MSLLPLARFAVAYSPSQEATPIAEIPSFPRVGSEGSSRHRASKQKYLENYLNHLLAISFYRNYHAMTEFLEVSPFSFIPDLGPKGLEGLIRKRSGGHRVPGFTCCGRDQVCYRWSKRWLVVKDSFLLYMRPETGSISFVQLFDPGFEVQVGKQNTETRYGVRIDTSHRSLILKCHSYRQARWWGQEITELAQSQGCDFLQLHRHQSYAPLRPVTLARWFVNGAGYFAAVADAILQAKQEIFIADWWLSPEIYLKRPAHSEDWRLDVMLKKKAEEGVRISVLLFKEVELALGINSGYSKKALMQLHPNIKVMRHPDHVTLWAHHEKLLVVDQAVAFMGGLDLAFGRWDDLHYRITDLEGYSETTTPQLPTPCSSLPVAPDLSHNQLFWLGKDYSNLIVKDWVQLDRPFEDFIDREMMPRMPWRDVGVAVHGSAARDLARHFIQRWNFTKTTKAKYKIPLFPYLLPKSPSTANQLPFTLPGGQCATVQVLRSVDRWSAGTCESSILNAYLHTIRESCHFIYIENQFFISCSDGRTVLNTVGDAIVERILRAHKQQQRFRVYVLLPLLPGFEGDISTGGGNAIQAILHFTYRTLCRGEYSILHRLKAAMGTLWRDYVSVCGLRTHGELRGKPISELIYIHSKLLIADDRTVIIDNSTPGSANINDRSLLGKRDSELAILIEDTEMEPSLMDGKEYQAGRFALSLRKHCFSTILGAESQSELDLRDPVCDTFFQLWQKIAERNASIYEQIFRCLPSNATRSLRVLREYGSVEPLATVSPEIACSELTQIQGHLVHFPFKFLEEESLLPPLGSKEGVIPLEVWT, encoded by the exons GTTTGCAGTTGCTTATTCCCCTTCCCAAGAAGCTACTCCTATAGCTGAAATACCATCTTTTCCCAGAGTGGGTTCTGAAGGTTCCTCCAGACACAGGGCCAGTAAACAG AAATACCTAGAGAATTATCTCAATCACCTCCTGGCCATTTCATTCTACCGAAACTACCATGCTATG ACAGAATTTCTAGAGGTCAGTCCATTCTCTTTCATACCTGACCTTGGCCCCAAAGGATT GGAAGGTTTGATCCGCAAGCGCTCAGGAGGTCACCGAGTTCCTGGCTTTACCTGCTGTGGCCGAGACCAAGTTTGTTACCGATGGTCCAAGAG ATGGCTGGTGGTGAAAGACTCCTTCCTGTTGTATATGCGCCCAGAGACAGGCTCTATATCCTTTGTCCAGCTTTTTGACCCTGGATTTGAAGTCCAGGTTGGCAAACAGAATACAGAAACGCGTTATGGCGTCCGAATCGACACTTCTCACAG GTCCCTGATCCTCAAGTGCCATAGTTACCGGCAGGCTCGATGGTGGGGTCAAGAAATCACAGAGCTAGCTCAGAGTCAGGGGTGCGACTTCTTACAGCTACACAGACACCAGAGCTATGCCCCGCTAAGGCCAGTGACTCTGGCCAGATG GTTTGTAAATGGGGCAGGTTACTTTGCTGCTGTGGCTGATGCCATCCTTCAGGCCAAGCAGGAGATTTTCATTGCAGATTGGTG GTTGAGTCCTGAAATTTATCTGAAGCGTCCAGCCCATTCTGAGGACTGGAGACTGGATGTTATGCTCAAGAAGAAGGCA GAGGAGGGTGTCCGAATTTCTGTGCTGCTGTTCAAGGAAGTGGAATTGGCCTTGGGCATCAACAGTGGCTACAGCAAAAAGGCTCTGATGCAGCTGCACCCCAATATCAAG GTGATGCGTCACCCAGACCACGTGACACTGTGGGCCCACCATGAAAAGCTGCTAGTTGTGGACCAAGCTGTGGCCTTCATGGGAGGGCTTGACCTTGCCTTTGGCCGATGGGATGATCTGCACTACCGGATCACTGACCTAGAGGGCTATAGTGAAACAACCACCCCACAG CTGCCCACCCCATGCTCAAGCCTTCCTGTTGCCCCTGACCTCTCCCACAACCAACTGTTCTGGCTGGGCAAGGATTACAGCAATTTGATCGTCAAAGATTGGGTACAACTGGACCGGCCCTTCGAAG ATTTTATTGACAGGGAGATGATGCCCCGGATGCCATGGAGGGATGTGGGGGTCGCTGTCCATGGTTCAGCAGCAAGAGATCTTGCCCGACATTTCATCCAGCGCTGGAATTTTACCAAG ACCACCAAGGCCAAGTACAAGATCCCTCTGTTCCCATATCTGCTACCCAAGTCACCCAGCACAGCCAACCAGTTACCATTCACCCTTCCTGGAGGGCAGTGCGCCACTGTACAG GTCCTTCGGTCAGTGGACCGTTGGTCCGCTGGGACCTGTGAGAGCTCCATCCTCAATGCATACCTCCATACAATTCGGGAGAGCTGCCACTTCATCTACATTGAG AATCAGTTCTTTATCAGCTGCTCAGATGGACGGACGGTTCTGAACACAGTGGGAGATGCTATTGTGGAGAGGATTTTGAGAGCCCACAA GCAACAGCAGCGGTTTCGGGTCTACGTGCTGCTTCCCCTACTTCCTGGGTTTGAAGGTGATATCTCTACAGGTGGTGGAAATGCTATCCAGGCAATTCTGCACTTTACCTACAG GACTCTCTGTCGTGGTGAATATTCAATCCTGCATCGGCTCAAAGCTGCCA TGGGTACATTGTGGCGAGACTATGTGTCAGTGTGTGGGCTCCGAACCCATGGAGAACTGAGAGGAAAGCCGATATCTGAGCTCATCTACATCCACAGCAAGCTGCTCATCGCAGATGACAGGACAGTCATCATTG ACAACTCCACTCCAGGCTCAGCAAACATCAATGACCGGAGCCTCCTGGGGAAGCGAGACAGTGAATTAGCAATTCTGATTGAAGACACTGAGATGGAACCATCACTTATGGATGGAAAAGAGTACCAGGCTGGGAGGTTTGCCCTCAGTCTCCGGAAACACTGCTTCAG CACCATTCTGGGGGCAGAGTCCCAGTCTGAACTGGACCTCCGGGATCCTGTCTGTGACACCTTCTTCCAGCTGTGGCAGAAGATAGCGGAAAGAAATGCCAGCATCTATGAGCAG ATTTTTCGTTGCTTGCCATCTAATGCGACTCGATCACTTCGTGTACTTCGGGAGTATGGGAGTGTGGAGCCTCTGGCCACTGTTAGCCCTGAGATAGCCTGCTCCGAACTCACTCAGATCCAGGGCCACCTTGTCCACTTTCCCTTCAAATTCCTAGAGGAAGAGTCTCTGTTGCCTCCACTGGGTAGCAAGGAGGGTGTCATACCTCTTGAAGTATGGACATAG
- the PLD2 gene encoding phospholipase D2 isoform X4: protein MSLLPLARFAVAYSPSQEATPIAEIPSFPRVGSEGSSRHRASKQKYLENYLNHLLAISFYRNYHAMTEFLEVSPFSFIPDLGPKGLEGLIRKRSGGHRVPGFTCCGRDQVCYRWSKRWLVVKDSFLLYMRPETGSISFVQLFDPGFEVQVGKQNTETRYGVRIDTSHRSLILKCHSYRQARWWGQEITELAQSQGCDFLQLHRHQSYAPLRPVTLARWFVNGAGYFAAVADAILQAKQEIFIADWWLSPEIYLKRPAHSEDWRLDVMLKKKAEEGVRISVLLFKEVELALGINSGYSKKALMQLHPNIKVMRHPDHVTLWAHHEKLLVVDQAVAFMGGLDLAFGRWDDLHYRITDLEGYSETTTPQLPTPCSSLPVAPDLSHNQLFWLGKDYSNLIVKDWVQLDRPFEDFIDREMMPRMPWRDVGVAVHGSAARDLARHFIQRWNFTKTTKAKYKIPLFPYLLPKSPSTANQLPFTLPGGQCATVQVLRSVDRWSAGTCESSILNAYLHTIRESCHFIYIENQFFISCSDGRTVLNTVGDAIVERILRAHKQQQRFRVYVLLPLLPGFEGDISTGGGNAIQAILHFTYRTLCRGEYSILHRLKAAMGTLWRDYVSVCGLRTHGELRGKPISELIYIHSKLLIADDRTVIIGSANINDRSLLGKRDSELAILIEDTEMEPSLMDGKEYQAGRFALSLRKHCFSTILGAESQSELDLRDPVCDTFFQLWQKIAERNASIYEQIFRCLPSNATRSLRVLREYGSVEPLATVSPEIACSELTQIQGHLVHFPFKFLEEESLLPPLGSKEGVIPLEVWT, encoded by the exons GTTTGCAGTTGCTTATTCCCCTTCCCAAGAAGCTACTCCTATAGCTGAAATACCATCTTTTCCCAGAGTGGGTTCTGAAGGTTCCTCCAGACACAGGGCCAGTAAACAG AAATACCTAGAGAATTATCTCAATCACCTCCTGGCCATTTCATTCTACCGAAACTACCATGCTATG ACAGAATTTCTAGAGGTCAGTCCATTCTCTTTCATACCTGACCTTGGCCCCAAAGGATT GGAAGGTTTGATCCGCAAGCGCTCAGGAGGTCACCGAGTTCCTGGCTTTACCTGCTGTGGCCGAGACCAAGTTTGTTACCGATGGTCCAAGAG ATGGCTGGTGGTGAAAGACTCCTTCCTGTTGTATATGCGCCCAGAGACAGGCTCTATATCCTTTGTCCAGCTTTTTGACCCTGGATTTGAAGTCCAGGTTGGCAAACAGAATACAGAAACGCGTTATGGCGTCCGAATCGACACTTCTCACAG GTCCCTGATCCTCAAGTGCCATAGTTACCGGCAGGCTCGATGGTGGGGTCAAGAAATCACAGAGCTAGCTCAGAGTCAGGGGTGCGACTTCTTACAGCTACACAGACACCAGAGCTATGCCCCGCTAAGGCCAGTGACTCTGGCCAGATG GTTTGTAAATGGGGCAGGTTACTTTGCTGCTGTGGCTGATGCCATCCTTCAGGCCAAGCAGGAGATTTTCATTGCAGATTGGTG GTTGAGTCCTGAAATTTATCTGAAGCGTCCAGCCCATTCTGAGGACTGGAGACTGGATGTTATGCTCAAGAAGAAGGCA GAGGAGGGTGTCCGAATTTCTGTGCTGCTGTTCAAGGAAGTGGAATTGGCCTTGGGCATCAACAGTGGCTACAGCAAAAAGGCTCTGATGCAGCTGCACCCCAATATCAAG GTGATGCGTCACCCAGACCACGTGACACTGTGGGCCCACCATGAAAAGCTGCTAGTTGTGGACCAAGCTGTGGCCTTCATGGGAGGGCTTGACCTTGCCTTTGGCCGATGGGATGATCTGCACTACCGGATCACTGACCTAGAGGGCTATAGTGAAACAACCACCCCACAG CTGCCCACCCCATGCTCAAGCCTTCCTGTTGCCCCTGACCTCTCCCACAACCAACTGTTCTGGCTGGGCAAGGATTACAGCAATTTGATCGTCAAAGATTGGGTACAACTGGACCGGCCCTTCGAAG ATTTTATTGACAGGGAGATGATGCCCCGGATGCCATGGAGGGATGTGGGGGTCGCTGTCCATGGTTCAGCAGCAAGAGATCTTGCCCGACATTTCATCCAGCGCTGGAATTTTACCAAG ACCACCAAGGCCAAGTACAAGATCCCTCTGTTCCCATATCTGCTACCCAAGTCACCCAGCACAGCCAACCAGTTACCATTCACCCTTCCTGGAGGGCAGTGCGCCACTGTACAG GTCCTTCGGTCAGTGGACCGTTGGTCCGCTGGGACCTGTGAGAGCTCCATCCTCAATGCATACCTCCATACAATTCGGGAGAGCTGCCACTTCATCTACATTGAG AATCAGTTCTTTATCAGCTGCTCAGATGGACGGACGGTTCTGAACACAGTGGGAGATGCTATTGTGGAGAGGATTTTGAGAGCCCACAA GCAACAGCAGCGGTTTCGGGTCTACGTGCTGCTTCCCCTACTTCCTGGGTTTGAAGGTGATATCTCTACAGGTGGTGGAAATGCTATCCAGGCAATTCTGCACTTTACCTACAG GACTCTCTGTCGTGGTGAATATTCAATCCTGCATCGGCTCAAAGCTGCCA TGGGTACATTGTGGCGAGACTATGTGTCAGTGTGTGGGCTCCGAACCCATGGAGAACTGAGAGGAAAGCCGATATCTGAGCTCATCTACATCCACAGCAAGCTGCTCATCGCAGATGACAGGACAGTCATCATTG GCTCAGCAAACATCAATGACCGGAGCCTCCTGGGGAAGCGAGACAGTGAATTAGCAATTCTGATTGAAGACACTGAGATGGAACCATCACTTATGGATGGAAAAGAGTACCAGGCTGGGAGGTTTGCCCTCAGTCTCCGGAAACACTGCTTCAG CACCATTCTGGGGGCAGAGTCCCAGTCTGAACTGGACCTCCGGGATCCTGTCTGTGACACCTTCTTCCAGCTGTGGCAGAAGATAGCGGAAAGAAATGCCAGCATCTATGAGCAG ATTTTTCGTTGCTTGCCATCTAATGCGACTCGATCACTTCGTGTACTTCGGGAGTATGGGAGTGTGGAGCCTCTGGCCACTGTTAGCCCTGAGATAGCCTGCTCCGAACTCACTCAGATCCAGGGCCACCTTGTCCACTTTCCCTTCAAATTCCTAGAGGAAGAGTCTCTGTTGCCTCCACTGGGTAGCAAGGAGGGTGTCATACCTCTTGAAGTATGGACATAG